One genomic region from Bacillus aquiflavi encodes:
- the kamA gene encoding lysine 2,3-aminomutase encodes MKQFLYKPKQHWKEIELWKDVTEEQWNDWLWQLTNTIRTVDDLKKVINLTPEEEEGVRISTKTIPLNITPYYASLMNRDDPRCPIRMQSVPISQEIFKTKYDLEDPLHEDEDSPVPGLTHRYPDRVLFLVTNQCSMYCRYCTRRRFSGQIGMGVPKKQLDAAIEYIRDTPQVRDVLISGGDGLLINDQILEYILKNLREIDHVEIIRIGTRAPVVFPQRITENLCNILKKYHPIWLNTHFNTSIEITEESKRACEMLANAGVPIGNQSVILAGINDSVSIMKQLMHDLVKIRVRPYYIYQCDLSEGIGHFRAPVSKGLEIIEGLRGHTSGYAVPTFVVDAPGGGGKIALQPNYLISQSADKVVLRNFEGVITTYPEPENYIPDRAEDYFKEIYPNLEEKQSKVGIAALMNDQQFNLVPNELERYNRRKQYEENPNHSSIKNKRSKRDELKEKKFQAQQGKMQSHQKENKADEQQLTPAND; translated from the coding sequence ATGAAACAGTTTTTATATAAGCCAAAACAGCATTGGAAAGAAATCGAGCTATGGAAAGATGTTACAGAGGAACAGTGGAACGATTGGCTTTGGCAGTTAACAAATACGATCAGGACTGTTGATGACTTAAAAAAAGTGATTAATTTAACTCCTGAAGAAGAAGAAGGAGTGCGAATTTCCACAAAAACAATTCCATTAAATATTACTCCTTATTACGCATCATTAATGAACCGTGATGATCCGCGCTGTCCGATCCGCATGCAGTCGGTACCGATTTCACAAGAAATATTTAAGACTAAATATGATTTAGAAGATCCATTGCACGAAGACGAAGACTCACCTGTCCCCGGGCTTACGCACCGTTATCCAGATCGAGTGTTATTTTTAGTCACGAACCAATGTTCAATGTATTGCCGTTATTGTACGAGACGGCGTTTTTCAGGGCAAATCGGAATGGGTGTGCCAAAAAAACAGCTTGACGCTGCAATTGAATATATTCGCGATACTCCTCAAGTAAGGGATGTTCTCATTTCAGGTGGAGATGGTTTGTTAATAAACGATCAAATTTTAGAGTATATTTTAAAAAATTTACGTGAAATAGATCATGTTGAAATTATTCGGATTGGTACTCGCGCCCCAGTCGTATTCCCGCAAAGAATAACAGAAAATCTTTGTAATATATTGAAAAAATACCACCCGATTTGGCTAAACACTCATTTTAATACGTCAATTGAGATTACCGAAGAGTCAAAACGTGCCTGTGAAATGCTTGCAAATGCTGGTGTTCCCATTGGGAATCAGTCGGTTATTCTCGCCGGAATAAACGATAGTGTATCGATTATGAAACAGTTAATGCATGATCTTGTAAAAATCCGCGTTCGTCCATATTATATTTACCAATGTGACCTTTCAGAAGGAATCGGCCACTTCCGCGCACCTGTATCAAAAGGATTAGAAATTATTGAAGGTCTCCGCGGGCATACGTCCGGTTATGCGGTTCCAACCTTTGTCGTCGATGCACCTGGCGGAGGGGGGAAAATAGCTTTACAACCAAACTATTTAATCTCTCAAAGTGCTGATAAAGTTGTTCTCCGTAACTTCGAAGGCGTAATTACAACTTATCCTGAACCAGAAAATTATATTCCAGATCGTGCGGAAGATTATTTTAAAGAAATATATCCAAATCTCGAAGAAAAGCAGTCTAAAGTAGGAATCGCTGCTTTAATGAATGATCAGCAATTCAATCTCGTGCCAAATGAATTAGAACGATACAATCGAAGAAAGCAATACGAGGAAAATCCAAACCATAGCTCGATTAAAAATAAACGAAGCAAACGGGACGAATTGAAGGAAAAGAAATTCCAAGCTCAACAAGGGAAAATGCAAAGCCACCAAAAAGAAAATAAAGCGGATGAACAACAGTTAACGCCTGCAAATGATTAG
- a CDS encoding YokU family protein: MEKRCEWCQSMNIQYSSKEVYWELPDGSRAIEIEETPTVFCQDCSMAYQTEKIVKEIEDQLLLIDTNIIDQKISFSELMNIPRLLKKNYFDFSS, from the coding sequence TTGGAAAAACGTTGTGAATGGTGTCAAAGTATGAACATTCAATATAGTTCTAAAGAAGTGTATTGGGAACTGCCTGACGGATCAAGAGCAATAGAAATAGAAGAAACGCCGACAGTTTTTTGCCAAGATTGCTCAATGGCTTACCAAACTGAAAAAATTGTGAAAGAAATTGAAGATCAGCTGTTATTAATCGATACGAATATAATTGATCAAAAGATTAGTTTTTCTGAGCTAATGAATATCCCTCGACTGTTGAAGAAAAATTATTTTGACTTTTCTTCTTAA
- a CDS encoding zinc ribbon domain-containing protein YjdM: protein MSKLPNCPKCNSEYTYEDRGFFVCPECGHEWNSQLEEENTEDKNVVKDANGNVLNDGDSVTIIKDLKVKGSSSVLKVGTKVKNIRLVEGDHNIDCKIAGFGAMKLKSEFVKKV from the coding sequence ATGTCTAAGTTGCCAAATTGTCCAAAGTGTAATTCAGAATACACTTATGAGGATAGAGGTTTTTTTGTTTGTCCGGAGTGTGGGCATGAGTGGAATTCACAATTAGAAGAGGAAAATACTGAGGATAAAAACGTTGTAAAAGACGCAAATGGGAATGTCCTAAACGATGGTGATTCCGTAACGATCATTAAAGATCTTAAAGTAAAAGGAAGTTCATCTGTTTTAAAAGTAGGGACAAAAGTGAAAAATATTCGTTTAGTTGAGGGAGATCATAATATCGATTGCAAAATTGCTGGTTTTGGCGCAATGAAATTAAAATCTGAATTCGTGAAAAAGGTTTGA
- a CDS encoding YozE family protein, with amino-acid sequence MSKFFYHYLMKYRNPQAKDEISQFANDAFIDHSFPKYSVNYNEISSYLEMNGHYLKNMSIFDQAWDLYISEE; translated from the coding sequence ATGAGTAAATTTTTTTATCATTATTTAATGAAATATAGGAATCCTCAAGCGAAAGACGAAATCAGCCAATTTGCGAATGATGCATTTATCGACCATAGCTTTCCAAAATACTCTGTTAACTACAATGAAATTAGCTCATATTTAGAAATGAATGGCCACTATTTAAAAAATATGTCCATCTTTGATCAAGCATGGGATTTGTATATTTCAGAAGAATAA